The window GCCGCCACCTCGTCGACGATGGTCGACCCCTTCGAGAGCTTGTCCGCTCGCGTGCCGAAGGGCTCGCGCCCGTCGCTCCGCTTCGTGAGTTCGATGCCGTGGAACAGGCCGATACCCCGCGTGTCACCCACGCTCGGGTGACTGTCGGCCAGGTCGTCGATCCGACCCTCGAGGTACTCGCTCATCTCGCTCGAACGCTCGATGAGGTTCTCCTTTTGGTAGGTTTCGACGGCGGCGAGCCCGGCGGCGCAGGCGACGGGATGACCTGCGTAGGTGTGGCCGTGAGTCAGCATGTTGTCCTCAAAGTGGTCGGCAATCTCGTCGGTCACAGTAGTCGCCGCGAGCGGCGCATATGCCCCCGAGAGTCCCTTGGCCATCGTCATGATGTCGGGGGTGACGTCGTAGACATCGCTGCCAAACCACTCGCCGGTGCGGCCGAACCCGGTCATGACCTCGTCACAGATGAGCAGTGCGCCGTGGTCGTGGGCGATCTCCTTGAGCCGGGGGAGGTACTCCGGCGGCGGGACGAGGATCCCGTTAGAGCCGACGATCGGTTCGACCAGGACGGCCGCAACCGTGTCGCCCTCGAGCATCAGCATCTCGTCGATGTACTCGAGGCTCTCCATGGGATCGAGCGTCGAGCCGTAGGCGTAGGGGTCGGGCGCTTTGATCATTCCGGGGATACCGGGTTCGGCGGCGAGGCGTCTCGGATCGCCAGTGACGCTGATCGAGCCAGCCGTCGCGCCGTGATAGGAGCGGTAGCGCGAGATGATCTTGTCCTTCCCCGTGTAGAATTTGGCAATTTTGAGGGCGGCTTCGACGGCTTCGGTGCCGCTGGTCGAGAAGAACGTCTTCGAGAGATTGCCTGGGGTGACGTCGGCGAGTTTTTCGCCGAGTTTGGCTCGCGCCTCGGTGGCAAACCCGGGCGCAAAATACGCTCCGTTCTGGGCTTGTTCGGCGATGGCGTCGGCGACGGCATCGGCCGAGTGGCCGAGGTTCGAACACATGAGCTGTGCGGA of the Natronosalvus vescus genome contains:
- a CDS encoding aspartate aminotransferase family protein; the protein is MATGDYAADLNEIEALDKEYVFGTWAYQSEVAPTQIVESDGVTFTDADGTEYIDFSAQLMCSNLGHSADAVADAIAEQAQNGAYFAPGFATEARAKLGEKLADVTPGNLSKTFFSTSGTEAVEAALKIAKFYTGKDKIISRYRSYHGATAGSISVTGDPRRLAAEPGIPGMIKAPDPYAYGSTLDPMESLEYIDEMLMLEGDTVAAVLVEPIVGSNGILVPPPEYLPRLKEIAHDHGALLICDEVMTGFGRTGEWFGSDVYDVTPDIMTMAKGLSGAYAPLAATTVTDEIADHFEDNMLTHGHTYAGHPVACAAGLAAVETYQKENLIERSSEMSEYLEGRIDDLADSHPSVGDTRGIGLFHGIELTKRSDGREPFGTRADKLSKGSTIVDEVAATALENGTYVANMINTLIISPPLTITREDVDAAIDAIDVALEVSDSAMDA